In Archangium violaceum, the following are encoded in one genomic region:
- a CDS encoding MFS transporter: MVHAPETVSYSSARGRGVLLASVLGSSMAFLDSTAVNVALHSLGEELGTGLSGLQWTVDAYLLALGALVLTGGALGDAFGQRRIFLTGLGAFAVTSGLCGIATSVGLLAAARAAQGLGAALLVPTSLALLRTSFSEEDRDRAVAAWAGLSGVSTAMGPLLGGWLIGVWSWRAVFFLNLPLALLAAWAGRRFVPTIEPGRSVREFDGGGVLSVTLGLGGIVFALIEGPVQGWSILSVASGLGGVLALGLFVLLQARGGHPMLPLGLFRSRAFRGANLTTLAVYFALGGATFFIVLALQQEVGYSPLEAGASLLPITVLMLLLSPFVGGLAQRLGSRVLMLIGPLVCAVGLALFTRIERGGSYVDSVLPGAVGLGLGLALTVGPLTATVLDSVAGSQAGIASGFNNAVARIAGLLAVALLPGVCGLTGRVGAGFLAGVHRALWLSAALCAVGGVCAWVLIPGGKHGDASRPR; the protein is encoded by the coding sequence ATGGTCCACGCCCCGGAGACCGTCAGCTATTCGAGTGCCCGCGGCCGCGGCGTGCTGCTCGCCAGCGTGCTGGGCAGCAGCATGGCGTTCCTCGACTCCACCGCCGTCAACGTCGCCCTCCATTCACTCGGCGAGGAGCTGGGCACCGGACTGTCCGGCCTGCAGTGGACCGTGGATGCCTACCTGCTCGCCCTGGGTGCGCTCGTCCTCACCGGGGGCGCGCTCGGGGATGCCTTCGGCCAGCGGCGCATCTTCCTCACCGGGCTCGGCGCCTTCGCCGTCACCTCGGGGTTGTGTGGAATCGCCACCAGCGTGGGCTTGCTCGCCGCCGCGCGCGCCGCCCAGGGCCTTGGAGCCGCGCTCCTCGTCCCCACCAGCCTCGCCCTCCTGCGCACCTCCTTCTCCGAGGAAGACCGGGACCGCGCCGTCGCGGCCTGGGCCGGACTCTCCGGTGTCAGCACCGCCATGGGACCCCTCCTGGGAGGATGGCTCATCGGTGTCTGGTCGTGGCGCGCCGTCTTCTTCCTCAACCTTCCCCTGGCCCTGCTCGCCGCCTGGGCCGGCCGCCGCTTCGTCCCCACCATCGAGCCTGGCCGCTCGGTGCGCGAGTTCGATGGCGGCGGCGTCCTGAGTGTCACGCTCGGGCTCGGGGGCATTGTCTTCGCCCTCATCGAGGGCCCCGTGCAGGGGTGGTCCATCCTGTCCGTCGCCTCCGGCCTCGGGGGAGTCCTCGCGCTCGGGCTCTTCGTCCTGCTCCAGGCGCGCGGCGGGCATCCCATGCTGCCCCTCGGTCTCTTCCGCTCCCGCGCCTTCCGCGGCGCCAACCTCACCACCCTCGCCGTCTACTTCGCGCTCGGCGGCGCCACCTTCTTCATCGTGCTCGCGCTCCAGCAGGAGGTGGGCTACTCGCCCCTGGAGGCCGGCGCCTCGCTGCTCCCCATCACGGTGCTGATGCTCCTGCTCTCCCCTTTCGTGGGCGGGCTCGCGCAGCGGCTCGGCTCGCGCGTGCTCATGCTCATCGGGCCGCTCGTCTGCGCGGTGGGGCTCGCCCTGTTCACTCGCATCGAGCGCGGTGGGAGTTACGTGGACTCCGTCCTCCCGGGCGCGGTGGGACTGGGGCTCGGGCTCGCGCTCACCGTCGGGCCGCTCACCGCCACCGTGCTCGACAGTGTCGCCGGGAGCCAGGCAGGCATCGCCTCGGGATTCAACAACGCGGTGGCGCGCATCGCGGGATTACTGGCCGTGGCACTGCTCCCCGGGGTGTGCGGGCTCACAGGCCGCGTCGGGGCGGGCTTCCTCGCGGGCGTGCATCGCGCGCTCTGGCTCTCCGCCGCGCTGTGCGCGGTGGGCGGGGTGTGCGCCTGGGTGCTCATCCCAGGCGGGAAGCACGGGGACGCATCGAGGCCCAGGTGA